From Negativicutes bacterium:
GTGTTTTTGTTTTCCATCACAGAAGTCTCCTTACAGAAAATAGATGAATCCGGAACAGAGCATAAAAACGGAACAGAGCATAAAAAAAGGATATACCGACTGGTATATCCATGCTAAAGTAAGCAGTTATCACTTCCTCCGTTGGCATTATCCAAATCAGGTATAAGGGTCGAAGTTCGATTACTTCCTCTCAGCCTGCTGACAAGCTCCCCTGTTATTATGAAATTAAGCGCAGTATAACAGAAATATAATGATTTGTCAAATTGTCTTCCGTCAAATTACAAGCAAAGTCAAGCGGATTTGTTATGGTTTTTAGCGTTGATCTCCAATAAAGAAGACTGCCATAGTGCCTGGCCCCGTGTGCGCGCCGATCACCGGTCCTACGGGATGAATCATAGTTTTTTTAACGCCGAGTTCTTTTAATAGCTGTTCCAGGCGTTCGGCATCTGCAAAACAGTCGACATGCGAGATGTAAACAGTCTGTTCACTCAGATTATTTGCTTTTGCCAGAACAATCTCAGCCAGACGTTTGATCGATTTGTTTCTGCCGTGACCATTTTCCATACTGATCATTTTGCCTTCGTTATCAAAATGCAGAATCGGTTTGATATTGAGAATTGTACCAACCATCGCTGTAGTGGCTGGGATTCTGCCGCCGCGTTTCAGGTGATTCAAATCCTCCACCATAAACCAATGACAGATATGATATTTCATTTTTTCGGCAAATGCAGCGACTTCTTCGATCGAATGACCTTTTTGTTGTTCTGCTACCATGAGCGAAACGAGCAACCCTTGTCCAAGAGACGCGCTCAGGCTGTCAACGGTCATAATTTTGCGTTGGGGATATTGTTCGGACAATTCTTTCGCCGCCACGGTTCCAACATTATAGGAAGCGCTCAGAGCCGAAGAAAAACCAAGGTAGAGAATATCTTCGCCTTTTTCCAAGTGGGGTTTCATATAACTGATGAAATCATCGATGTTTGGCGCGGTGGTCAGGATGGATTGTTGTTCTCTCAGAAATTGATAAAAATCGTGATAGCTGATTTCTCTCTCATCCAGAAAATTCCGGTAGGTCTTCCCTGCGATGGTTAAAGCAAGCGGAATTGCCTCAACCTTCCATTCTGCTGCCAATGCGGCAGGAAGATCACAACATGAGTCTGTCAGAATGACGAAGTTATCCATGGTTTACCTCCTACTAAGATCGGATAGGATCGGGTGACCGGTTTTGATATGGAAACTCATTGCGATATTCCGTTCGGTCGGGTAAATCTGCCAAGTATCTTTTACTTCTTTAAAAATGTATCACATTTTAGCCGGAAAGTCAAGGTCAGGAAAAACGGACCTGCGAACAATAG
This genomic window contains:
- a CDS encoding DegV family protein, encoding MDNFVILTDSCCDLPAALAAEWKVEAIPLALTIAGKTYRNFLDEREISYHDFYQFLREQQSILTTAPNIDDFISYMKPHLEKGEDILYLGFSSALSASYNVGTVAAKELSEQYPQRKIMTVDSLSASLGQGLLVSLMVAEQQKGHSIEEVAAFAEKMKYHICHWFMVEDLNHLKRGGRIPATTAMVGTILNIKPILHFDNEGKMISMENGHGRNKSIKRLAEIVLAKANNLSEQTVYISHVDCFADAERLEQLLKELGVKKTMIHPVGPVIGAHTGPGTMAVFFIGDQR